A section of the Arabiibacter massiliensis genome encodes:
- a CDS encoding sodium/solute symporter (Members of the Solute:Sodium Symporter (SSS), TC 2.A.21 as described in tcdb.org, catalyze solute:Na+ symport. Known solutes for members of the family include sugars, amino acids, nucleosides, inositols, vitamins, urea or anions, depending on the system.): MIEKILMVLIFVGVAVGVGIYCRRHTGTVDGFILGGRNVGPWLSAFAFGTSYFSAVIFVGYAGQFGWKYGIAATWIGIGNAILGSLLAWWVLGPRTREMTHRLGASTMPEFFGARFQSKGLRIAAAAIIFVFLIPYTASVYNGLSRLFGMAFGLPYEWCVIGMAVITCIYVVLGGYMATVMNDFIQGIVMLLGIVAVIVAVLVNNGGFTEAITTLSLIPAEGSEMAGPFVSFFGPNLPDLLGVIILTSLGTWGLPQMVQKFYAIKSGPAIKQGAIISTVFAMIVAGGSYFLGGFGRLYGGQVEMTAAGTPVYDSIIPTMLSTLPDLLIGIVIVLVLSASMSTLSSLVLTSSSTLTLDLIKDNLVKNMSEKKQLSYMRVLLVVFIVISAVLALVQYNSSITFIAQLMSISWGALAGSFLGPFFWGLFSKRVSRPAVWASFIVGVGLTTGNMIAGFVGTPLIASPINCGALAMVLSLAIVPVVSLFTKRVEFEVDPPHVEGAIDREYEQELEAEGA, encoded by the coding sequence ATGATCGAAAAAATACTCATGGTGCTCATCTTCGTGGGCGTGGCGGTGGGTGTGGGCATCTACTGCCGACGACACACCGGCACCGTCGACGGCTTCATCCTGGGCGGGCGCAACGTGGGGCCGTGGCTCTCGGCGTTCGCGTTCGGCACGAGCTACTTCTCCGCCGTCATCTTCGTGGGCTACGCGGGGCAGTTCGGCTGGAAGTACGGCATCGCCGCCACGTGGATCGGCATCGGCAACGCCATCCTCGGCAGCCTGCTTGCCTGGTGGGTGCTCGGTCCGCGCACGCGCGAGATGACGCACCGCCTGGGCGCGTCCACGATGCCCGAGTTCTTCGGCGCGCGCTTCCAGTCGAAGGGTTTGCGCATCGCGGCCGCGGCCATCATCTTCGTGTTCCTCATCCCCTACACCGCGAGCGTCTACAACGGCCTGTCGCGGCTGTTCGGCATGGCGTTCGGGCTGCCCTACGAGTGGTGCGTCATCGGCATGGCCGTGATCACCTGCATCTATGTGGTGCTGGGCGGCTATATGGCCACCGTGATGAACGACTTCATCCAGGGCATCGTCATGCTGCTGGGCATCGTAGCCGTTATCGTGGCGGTGCTGGTGAACAACGGCGGCTTCACCGAGGCCATCACCACGCTCTCGCTCATCCCGGCCGAGGGCTCGGAAATGGCCGGCCCGTTCGTGAGCTTCTTCGGGCCGAACCTGCCCGACCTCTTGGGCGTCATCATCCTCACCAGTTTGGGCACGTGGGGCCTGCCGCAGATGGTGCAGAAGTTCTACGCCATCAAGAGCGGCCCGGCCATCAAGCAGGGTGCCATCATCTCCACGGTGTTCGCCATGATCGTGGCCGGCGGCAGCTACTTCCTCGGCGGCTTCGGGCGGCTCTACGGCGGCCAGGTGGAAATGACGGCGGCCGGCACGCCGGTGTACGACTCCATCATCCCCACCATGCTGTCCACGCTGCCCGACCTGCTCATCGGCATCGTCATAGTGCTGGTGCTGAGCGCGTCGATGTCCACGCTGTCGTCGCTCGTGCTCACGTCGTCGTCCACGCTCACGCTCGACCTCATCAAGGACAACCTGGTGAAGAACATGAGCGAGAAGAAGCAGCTCAGCTACATGCGCGTGCTGCTGGTGGTGTTCATCGTGATCTCGGCGGTGCTCGCGCTCGTGCAGTACAACTCGTCCATCACGTTCATCGCGCAGCTCATGTCCATCAGCTGGGGCGCGCTGGCCGGCTCGTTCCTCGGCCCGTTCTTCTGGGGGCTGTTCTCCAAGCGCGTGTCGCGGCCGGCCGTGTGGGCCAGTTTCATCGTGGGCGTGGGCTTGACCACGGGGAACATGATCGCCGGCTTCGTGGGCACGCCGCTCATCGCGAGCCCCATCAACTGCGGTGCCCTGGCCATGGTGCTGTCGCTGGCCATCGTGCCGGTGGTGAGCCTGTTCACCAAGCGCGTGGAGTTCGAGGTGGACCCGCCGCATGTGGAAGGCGCCATCGACCGCGAGTATGAGCAGGAGCTGGAAGCGGAAGGCGCGTAG
- a CDS encoding YdcF family protein produces the protein MILQLVLIYFPAIVFGWLFLRNYRKEPRQFRNALYFLAFCLFALWGLSVQFELPWLVLLGFAAIPFGTVALVVFLIANTFVVVRREGLSLAHLLPGLFALAIVAVCVGAPLLVLVQAPVPLVALALLAVMEGSYLAFTFAALLLYSWLYRRLPKRCDYDYIVVHGAGLSGTKPTPLLAGRLDKGVELWEAGARRALIIASGGQGPDERVPESAAMKAYLVEERGVPADAVIEEDRSTTTMENLRNSKAIMDARSGAGQYRAAVVTSDYHVFRTAEYAHKIGLSADGVGSKTARYFWSTAFIREFVAVSNAHRWPFVVIFLLWLAPVVLWLIGH, from the coding sequence ATGATCCTCCAGCTCGTCCTCATATACTTTCCCGCTATCGTGTTCGGGTGGCTCTTCCTGCGCAACTATCGCAAGGAGCCGCGCCAGTTCCGCAATGCGCTGTACTTCCTCGCGTTCTGCCTGTTCGCGCTGTGGGGGCTGTCCGTCCAGTTCGAGCTGCCGTGGCTCGTCCTGCTGGGATTCGCGGCCATACCGTTCGGCACGGTGGCGCTCGTGGTGTTCCTCATAGCGAACACGTTCGTGGTGGTGCGCCGCGAGGGCCTTTCGCTCGCGCATCTGCTTCCGGGGCTGTTTGCGCTGGCCATCGTGGCCGTGTGCGTGGGTGCGCCGCTGCTCGTGCTCGTGCAGGCTCCCGTCCCGCTCGTCGCGCTCGCTCTGCTGGCCGTGATGGAGGGGTCGTACCTGGCGTTCACGTTCGCGGCGCTTCTGCTGTATTCCTGGCTGTACCGCCGGCTGCCGAAGCGCTGCGATTACGATTACATCGTCGTGCACGGCGCGGGCCTGTCGGGCACGAAGCCCACGCCGCTCTTGGCGGGCCGACTCGACAAAGGCGTGGAGCTGTGGGAAGCCGGCGCGCGGCGCGCGCTCATCATCGCGTCGGGCGGCCAGGGTCCCGACGAGCGGGTGCCGGAGTCGGCCGCTATGAAGGCCTACCTCGTGGAGGAACGCGGCGTGCCCGCTGACGCCGTCATCGAGGAGGATCGCTCCACCACCACCATGGAGAACCTGCGCAACTCCAAGGCCATCATGGACGCGCGCTCGGGCGCGGGGCAGTACCGCGCCGCAGTTGTGACCAGCGACTACCACGTGTTCCGCACCGCCGAGTACGCCCACAAGATCGGCCTTTCCGCCGATGGCGTGGGCTCCAAGACGGCGCGCTACTTCTGGTCGACGGCCTTCATCCGCGAGTTCGTGGCCGTGAGCAACGCCCACCGCTGGCCGTTCGTGGTCATCTTCCTGCTCTGGCTCGCGCCGGTTGTCCTCTGGCTCATCGGGCACTAA
- a CDS encoding Na+/H+ antiporter NhaC family protein, translating to MEGFDLISTGVWSIIPPILALGLALITKEVYSSLAIGVFAGMVIYQFNLNGPGFEQLVDSFTMVPQMMAEQMAGNAALLLFLALLGALVVVIAGAGGSRAYGEWVSTHIKNAKMAQILTAVLGIIIFVDDYFNCLTVGAVMRPVTDRFKISHEKLAWIIDSTAAPICIIAPVSSWAVAVGGYLGEGGFTTFVQSIPYNFYALLTIVFVFFMCATNKDFGPMRTAEAEFQDTGIKLRIPPKDSALEAMATVGLTDEDLAADSPLGMETVVAERDELDEAAQAAVDEFKGIAISEKGRVFDLIVPIVVLIIFSILGMLYAGGFFQGVDFATAVGENPVFGLCIGVCVSLVVAAFMFLPRKLMTLSGYMEGISEGVRSMVGAIMILVLAWSLGGTCRYLLGTGEFVSGFLNSIGVGLALLPAVIFVVAAFIGFAMGTSWGTIALILPIVIGVFPADSPLFLVAIGATLGGAVYGDHVSPISDTTILSSAGAQCNHLRHVATQLPYASAVAVVCLVGYVIAGFTGNPWISLVVGVVLMVGAVLVLNKSKYGAVK from the coding sequence ATGGAAGGGTTCGACCTTATCAGCACGGGGGTGTGGTCCATCATTCCCCCCATTCTGGCGCTGGGGCTGGCGCTCATCACGAAGGAGGTGTACTCCTCGCTCGCCATCGGCGTGTTCGCCGGTATGGTGATCTACCAGTTCAACCTGAACGGCCCCGGATTCGAGCAGTTGGTGGACTCGTTCACCATGGTGCCGCAGATGATGGCCGAGCAGATGGCCGGCAACGCCGCGCTGCTTCTGTTCCTCGCGCTGCTCGGAGCCCTCGTGGTGGTCATAGCCGGCGCGGGCGGCTCGCGCGCGTACGGCGAATGGGTGTCCACCCACATCAAGAACGCGAAGATGGCGCAGATCCTCACCGCGGTGCTCGGCATCATCATCTTCGTGGACGACTACTTCAACTGCCTCACGGTGGGCGCGGTCATGCGCCCGGTCACCGACCGCTTCAAGATCAGCCACGAGAAGCTGGCCTGGATCATCGACTCCACCGCAGCGCCCATCTGCATCATCGCGCCGGTGTCGTCATGGGCCGTGGCCGTGGGCGGCTACCTGGGCGAGGGCGGCTTCACCACGTTCGTGCAGTCCATCCCGTACAACTTCTACGCCCTGCTCACCATCGTGTTCGTGTTCTTCATGTGCGCCACGAACAAGGACTTCGGCCCCATGCGCACGGCCGAGGCCGAGTTCCAGGACACGGGCATCAAGCTGCGCATCCCGCCGAAGGATAGCGCGCTCGAGGCCATGGCCACCGTCGGCCTCACCGACGAGGACCTCGCCGCCGACTCGCCGCTGGGCATGGAGACGGTCGTCGCCGAACGCGACGAGCTGGACGAGGCGGCCCAAGCGGCCGTCGACGAGTTCAAGGGCATCGCCATTTCCGAGAAGGGCCGCGTGTTCGACCTCATCGTGCCCATCGTGGTGCTCATCATCTTCTCCATCTTAGGGATGCTGTACGCCGGCGGCTTCTTCCAAGGCGTCGACTTCGCCACCGCCGTGGGAGAGAATCCCGTGTTCGGCCTGTGCATCGGCGTGTGCGTGTCGCTCGTGGTGGCCGCCTTCATGTTCCTGCCGCGCAAGCTCATGACGCTGTCGGGCTACATGGAGGGCATCTCGGAAGGCGTGCGCTCCATGGTGGGCGCCATCATGATCCTCGTGCTGGCGTGGAGCCTGGGCGGCACGTGCCGCTACCTCCTGGGCACGGGCGAGTTCGTGAGCGGCTTCCTGAACAGCATCGGCGTGGGGCTGGCACTGCTGCCGGCCGTCATCTTCGTGGTGGCCGCGTTCATCGGCTTCGCCATGGGAACGTCGTGGGGCACCATTGCGCTCATCCTGCCCATCGTGATCGGCGTCTTCCCCGCCGACAGCCCGCTGTTCCTCGTAGCCATCGGCGCCACGCTCGGCGGCGCGGTGTACGGCGACCACGTGTCGCCCATATCGGACACCACCATCTTGTCGTCGGCCGGCGCGCAGTGCAACCACCTGCGCCACGTGGCCACGCAGCTGCCCTACGCGTCGGCCGTTGCCGTGGTGTGCCTGGTGGGGTACGTGATCGCCGGGTTCACGGGCAACCCGTGGATCTCGCTCGTCGTGGGCGTCGTGCTCATGGTGGGTGCCGTGCTGGTGCTCAACAAGTCGAAGTACGGAGCCGTGAAGTAG
- a CDS encoding 5-formyltetrahydrofolate cyclo-ligase, whose product MEEKTALREQVLARRDAIPNHERARRSAAACRRLEELVEAACAQDAPAVAVYAAMRSEVDLGAFIDALCVRGWRACFPCMVRDAEGAPARMAFYQVPAERLERAREEFLDKPLRCHVCGELEDAGYEPVAPEELDAVAVPLVAFDDAGRRLGYGGGNYDRLLPRVRPDALVVGVAFEEQRVEAVPCEPHDMPLPRVVRA is encoded by the coding sequence ATGGAAGAGAAAACCGCCCTGAGAGAACAGGTGCTCGCCCGCCGCGACGCCATCCCCAACCACGAGCGCGCCCGGCGCAGCGCTGCCGCATGCCGCCGGCTGGAAGAGCTGGTCGAAGCCGCGTGCGCGCAGGATGCGCCCGCTGTGGCCGTGTACGCCGCCATGCGCAGCGAGGTGGACCTGGGCGCGTTCATCGATGCCCTGTGCGTGCGGGGCTGGCGGGCATGCTTCCCCTGCATGGTGCGCGATGCGGAAGGCGCGCCCGCGCGCATGGCCTTCTACCAGGTGCCGGCAGAGCGGCTCGAGCGGGCGCGGGAGGAGTTCCTCGACAAGCCCCTGCGCTGCCATGTCTGCGGCGAGCTGGAGGACGCGGGATACGAACCCGTCGCGCCCGAGGAACTGGACGCGGTGGCGGTGCCGCTCGTGGCGTTCGACGACGCGGGCCGGCGGCTGGGCTACGGAGGCGGCAACTACGACCGGCTGCTGCCGCGCGTACGCCCCGACGCGCTGGTCGTGGGCGTGGCGTTCGAGGAGCAACGGGTGGAGGCCGTCCCGTGCGAGCCGCACGACATGCCGCTTCCCCGCGTGGTGCGCGCCTAA
- a CDS encoding Rrf2 family transcriptional regulator yields the protein MQLKASTDYGMRAILYLAAQGTTCSSKDIAEDMSIPRDYLIQLAQLLRNAGIIEARPGKHGGYRLAKDPNDINVLEIMEALDDDAKQSTRAKRSARKGGAMVQGIKETYDLIEESMDAYLASLSVQMLLDCARNGDNSRKFLSERLENESRRLVEAS from the coding sequence GTGCAACTCAAGGCATCGACCGATTACGGTATGCGCGCCATCCTGTACCTGGCCGCGCAAGGAACCACGTGCTCCTCGAAGGATATCGCCGAGGACATGTCCATCCCCCGCGACTACCTCATCCAGCTGGCCCAGCTTTTGCGCAACGCGGGCATCATCGAGGCGCGCCCGGGCAAGCACGGCGGCTACCGGCTGGCCAAGGACCCCAACGACATCAACGTGCTCGAGATCATGGAAGCGCTCGACGACGATGCAAAGCAGTCCACGCGCGCCAAGCGCAGCGCCCGCAAAGGCGGCGCCATGGTGCAGGGCATCAAGGAGACCTACGACCTCATCGAGGAGAGCATGGACGCGTATCTGGCCAGCCTCTCGGTGCAGATGCTGCTGGATTGCGCGCGCAACGGCGACAACAGCCGCAAGTTCCTCTCCGAGCGCCTGGAGAACGAGAGCCGCCGCCTGGTGGAGGCCAGCTAG
- a CDS encoding Nramp family divalent metal transporter, protein MTPKNRTERTTAPREWGKFQMGRIENAKRAGSPEAPAAELVEAPAAPADAEEGALAVAPEKKPPSKLWLLLAALGPGIVTAMAGNDAGGISTYSTVGAKFGFATLWVIPVMCVLLIVVQMTAARMGAVTGKGFAALIRERFGIRLTALAMLALLIGNVATTFSEFAGIASGMEMFGVSKYLSVPVAAVAVWLLIVGGSYKRVEKVFLALSLVFVTYVVAAFMAQPNWGDALQSTVIPRIVQDQSFVSLVIAMIGTTIAPWMMFFNQSNVVEKGVGVKDFFSQKVDVVAGTIAACLVAWFIIVTTGAVLFPQGIEIESAADAARALAPFAGHYAEALFAIGLIAASFLAACVLPLTTAFVICEAFGWEAGVSFKWKEAPLFKSIFTFVIAFSAVVVLVPNIDLMGVMLTAQFVNGLVLPVLLVFMAIIAADKRVMGAFKSRLVSRVLIWLTVGIVTVLTAALLVMQVLGIG, encoded by the coding sequence ATGACGCCCAAGAACCGCACCGAGCGCACGACCGCCCCCCGCGAGTGGGGCAAGTTCCAAATGGGCCGCATCGAGAACGCGAAGCGCGCGGGATCGCCCGAGGCCCCGGCCGCCGAGTTAGTGGAAGCGCCCGCGGCCCCCGCCGACGCCGAAGAGGGCGCGCTCGCCGTCGCGCCCGAGAAGAAGCCGCCGAGCAAGCTGTGGCTTTTGCTGGCGGCGCTCGGACCCGGCATCGTCACGGCCATGGCCGGCAACGACGCCGGCGGCATCTCCACCTACTCCACCGTGGGCGCGAAGTTCGGCTTCGCCACGCTGTGGGTGATCCCCGTCATGTGCGTGCTGCTCATCGTGGTGCAGATGACGGCGGCGCGCATGGGCGCGGTCACCGGCAAGGGGTTCGCCGCGCTCATCCGCGAGCGCTTCGGCATCCGGCTGACGGCGCTCGCCATGCTGGCCCTGCTCATCGGCAACGTGGCCACCACGTTCTCCGAGTTCGCGGGCATCGCGAGCGGCATGGAGATGTTCGGCGTATCGAAGTACCTTTCCGTGCCCGTGGCGGCCGTGGCCGTGTGGCTGCTCATCGTGGGCGGCAGCTACAAGCGCGTGGAGAAGGTGTTCCTGGCGCTGTCGCTCGTGTTCGTCACGTACGTGGTGGCCGCGTTCATGGCGCAGCCGAACTGGGGCGACGCGCTGCAGAGCACCGTCATCCCGCGCATCGTGCAGGACCAGAGCTTCGTGTCGCTCGTCATCGCCATGATAGGCACCACCATCGCGCCGTGGATGATGTTCTTCAACCAGAGCAACGTGGTGGAGAAGGGCGTGGGCGTGAAGGACTTCTTCTCGCAGAAGGTGGACGTGGTGGCCGGCACCATCGCCGCGTGCCTCGTGGCCTGGTTCATCATCGTGACCACCGGCGCCGTGCTGTTCCCGCAGGGCATCGAGATCGAGTCGGCGGCCGACGCGGCGCGCGCCCTGGCCCCGTTCGCTGGACACTATGCCGAGGCGCTGTTCGCCATCGGGCTGATAGCCGCGTCGTTTCTGGCCGCGTGCGTGCTGCCGCTGACCACGGCCTTCGTCATCTGCGAGGCGTTCGGCTGGGAGGCGGGCGTGTCGTTCAAATGGAAGGAAGCGCCGCTGTTCAAGAGCATCTTCACGTTCGTGATCGCGTTCTCGGCCGTGGTGGTGCTCGTGCCCAACATCGACCTCATGGGCGTGATGCTGACGGCGCAGTTCGTGAACGGCCTCGTGCTGCCGGTGCTGCTGGTGTTCATGGCCATCATCGCCGCGGACAAGCGGGTGATGGGCGCGTTCAAGTCGCGCCTGGTGTCGCGCGTGCTCATCTGGCTGACCGTGGGCATCGTCACCGTGCTGACTGCGGCGCTCTTGGTCATGCAGGTGCTCGGCATCGGCTAG
- a CDS encoding CBS domain-containing protein: protein MLYLSQMMGKPVIDSTGEKVGTISDLAISTGEVFPRITSLAFQGPGKVPFMISWRKYVDEFDEDGIRLNGPAHDIRFSYLQPEEILLARDLLNRQIVDTQGMKVVRVNDLKLSVSGSQLRLLGAEVGARGILRGLAPWLERAVVAVAKAFNKKIDEQIIAWNYMDLLDRDLSEVQLSVTHKRLDELHPADVADILEQLDPQQRANVFQHLDDAQATEAISEMEDEYQADFIEDLDDARAAGLLGNMDPDDAADIVRDLSYEKAETLLRLMGMEDATEIRRLLGYKDGTAGGMMTTQFVAVHADDTVGETIEVLRELDEDHPTVHYVYVLDEYDEFVGVLSLRTLVLTDDAKPVSEVMYDDVISVAPDETEEDVAADIFKYDLPAMPVVDEHNMLLGIVTVDDAWDAIEEDVSGDKTKLTVLKGVGIAVAAVLFLALYTLVLFQIIGYSWR from the coding sequence ATGCTGTATCTCTCTCAAATGATGGGCAAGCCCGTCATCGACTCAACCGGCGAGAAGGTCGGTACGATCTCCGATCTTGCCATCTCCACCGGCGAAGTGTTCCCCCGCATCACCAGCCTGGCCTTCCAAGGGCCGGGCAAAGTGCCGTTTATGATCTCGTGGCGCAAGTACGTCGACGAATTCGACGAGGACGGCATCAGGCTCAACGGCCCCGCGCACGACATCCGCTTCAGCTACCTGCAGCCCGAGGAGATCCTGCTCGCGCGCGATCTGCTGAACCGCCAGATCGTCGACACGCAGGGCATGAAGGTCGTGCGCGTAAACGACCTCAAGCTCTCCGTCTCCGGCTCGCAACTGCGCCTGCTGGGCGCCGAGGTGGGCGCGCGCGGCATCCTGCGCGGCCTGGCCCCGTGGCTCGAACGCGCTGTCGTGGCCGTGGCGAAGGCGTTCAACAAGAAGATCGACGAGCAGATCATCGCCTGGAACTACATGGACCTGCTCGACCGCGACCTCTCCGAGGTGCAACTCTCCGTCACCCACAAGCGCCTCGACGAGCTGCATCCCGCCGACGTGGCCGACATCCTCGAGCAGCTCGACCCCCAGCAGCGCGCCAACGTGTTCCAGCACCTCGACGACGCGCAGGCCACCGAGGCCATCTCGGAGATGGAAGACGAGTACCAGGCCGACTTCATCGAGGATCTCGACGACGCCCGCGCCGCCGGACTCTTGGGCAACATGGACCCGGACGACGCGGCCGACATCGTGCGCGACCTGTCCTACGAGAAGGCCGAGACGCTGCTGCGCCTCATGGGCATGGAGGACGCCACCGAGATCCGCCGTCTGCTGGGCTACAAGGATGGCACGGCCGGCGGCATGATGACCACGCAGTTCGTGGCCGTGCACGCCGACGACACCGTGGGCGAGACCATCGAGGTGCTGCGCGAGCTGGACGAGGACCACCCCACCGTGCACTACGTGTACGTGCTCGACGAGTACGACGAGTTCGTGGGCGTGCTGAGCCTGCGCACCCTCGTGCTCACCGACGACGCGAAGCCCGTGTCCGAGGTGATGTACGACGACGTGATCTCCGTCGCGCCTGACGAGACGGAAGAGGACGTGGCCGCCGACATCTTCAAGTACGACCTGCCCGCCATGCCCGTGGTGGATGAGCACAACATGCTGCTGGGCATCGTCACGGTCGACGACGCCTGGGACGCCATCGAGGAGGACGTGAGCGGCGACAAGACGAAGCTCACCGTGCTCAAGGGCGTGGGAATCGCCGTGGCCGCCGTGCTGTTCCTCGCGCTGTACACGCTCGTGCTGTTCCAGATCATCGGCTATTCCTGGAGGTAG
- a CDS encoding protease inhibitor I42 family protein yields the protein MKKLMRLALVGLCLAVAALIAAGCASGKGDAFEVTDGGYARFSDKRLEVQLEADVAGGYQWECEADGATVKFVEGVAGDYLSGKAPEGEGVGLAIFTYEPEGSGETVLTFTYARPGEAPENDKTFSLVATVEAGMFRDVKMA from the coding sequence ATGAAGAAGCTTATGCGTCTTGCATTGGTTGGCTTGTGTCTGGCGGTTGCGGCGTTGATCGCGGCCGGCTGCGCGTCGGGGAAGGGGGACGCCTTCGAGGTGACCGACGGCGGCTACGCGCGGTTCTCGGATAAGCGCCTCGAGGTCCAGCTGGAAGCCGATGTCGCCGGCGGCTATCAATGGGAGTGCGAAGCGGATGGGGCGACGGTCAAGTTCGTCGAAGGCGTGGCCGGGGACTACCTGAGCGGCAAGGCGCCTGAGGGCGAAGGCGTCGGCCTGGCCATCTTCACGTACGAGCCCGAAGGCTCCGGCGAAACCGTCCTGACGTTCACCTACGCGCGGCCAGGGGAAGCGCCCGAAAACGACAAGACGTTCTCCCTCGTCGCGACCGTCGAGGCCGGCATGTTCAGAGACGTCAAAATGGCATAA